In one Sphingobium sp. MI1205 genomic region, the following are encoded:
- a CDS encoding DUF1656 domain-containing protein gives MIGEIDIAGIFISPLLLCLFIAFFARLLVSRLLSAIGFYRFVWQRPLFDLALFFLLLWLVFAGLRMMMT, from the coding sequence ATGATAGGCGAAATCGATATAGCCGGAATTTTTATCTCCCCCCTGCTCCTGTGCCTCTTCATCGCCTTCTTCGCACGGCTGCTCGTATCGCGGCTGCTGAGTGCAATCGGCTTCTACCGCTTCGTCTGGCAGCGACCGCTGTTCGATCTCGCCCTGTTCTTTCTTCTCCTCTGGCTCGTCTTTGCGGGCCTGCGCATGATGATGACCTGA
- a CDS encoding efflux RND transporter periplasmic adaptor subunit, translating into MTLTRETLIRAIKIVLTITLAVLAALVLWHLYNYYTYAPQTRDGKLRADVVPLAADVSGRVDAVLVRDGEVLDKGQLLFTIDKVRLHNAVAQAEAAVATARATLRSAEREARRYAALEGVVSDQDRDTRRAAADEARARLSQALADRDLARINLEHAEVRSPVNGVVTNFQLRPGAYASAGQPVMALVDSDSFYVSGYFEETKLAHIHDGLHATVRLMGEDRTLEGHVVNVSAAIDDSEQSTASGTLLANVKPTFSWVRLAQRVPVRIEIDRVPKGVRLVAGRTATVTLDGADEHLHPKHIL; encoded by the coding sequence ATGACCCTGACCCGAGAAACCCTTATTCGCGCCATCAAGATCGTGCTGACAATCACCCTCGCGGTGCTTGCGGCGCTGGTACTGTGGCATCTCTATAATTATTACACCTATGCGCCCCAGACCCGTGACGGCAAGCTGCGCGCCGATGTCGTCCCGCTCGCCGCGGATGTTTCGGGGCGGGTCGATGCCGTTTTAGTTCGCGACGGCGAGGTTCTGGATAAGGGGCAATTACTCTTCACCATTGACAAGGTGCGGCTGCACAATGCCGTGGCACAGGCAGAAGCAGCCGTCGCCACGGCGCGGGCGACATTGCGCTCTGCCGAGCGCGAGGCGCGCCGCTACGCCGCGCTGGAAGGTGTGGTGTCGGACCAGGATCGCGACACCCGACGGGCTGCGGCTGACGAAGCCCGGGCCAGGCTGTCGCAAGCGCTTGCTGACCGCGACCTGGCGCGAATAAACCTCGAACACGCCGAAGTGCGCTCGCCGGTAAATGGGGTAGTGACCAATTTCCAGCTCCGGCCAGGCGCTTATGCCAGTGCCGGACAGCCCGTGATGGCGCTGGTCGACAGCGACAGCTTCTATGTTTCTGGCTATTTCGAGGAAACCAAGCTCGCCCATATTCATGACGGCCTGCACGCCACAGTCCGGCTGATGGGTGAGGATCGGACACTCGAAGGCCACGTTGTCAATGTATCCGCAGCTATCGATGACAGCGAGCAATCCACGGCATCAGGCACGCTGCTCGCCAATGTGAAGCCGACCTTTAGTTGGGTCCGGCTCGCCCAGCGCGTGCCGGTCCGGATCGAGATCGACCGTG